One Streptomyces sp. SAI-135 DNA segment encodes these proteins:
- a CDS encoding glycosyltransferase has protein sequence MTTNTLTGTAAPLAPVTDAHALTGKRKIAFASFVDENYLPGFLTLLRSLALSNPGVCEDFVVLYDDLKPGSIARIRALHPRIVLKRVDADHYDSYKKGDQDNYLVRKAYFILDVFRIREYDTIITLDTDMVVLGDLGELLRLREGLAAVPQFFYGQHKLNSGLLVIQREYLSDAFCAKLDQCGRSGDYELDKHDQGILNAVLDGDFVRLDARYNFVKRRLSGDLPVPDDTAILHFTGRHKPWQGGEAGYSRAEERWREFELSDAEFQAAYMEQQGGLHHDLIVHYGTPHVARTGDVETARKVAAAHISTGDYQDAVDILGSVRIPLDEAWPHEVLGHALMSVSRYDEARTQLLLASAAPNRAATAYARLAQIAWVHGDNAEALRYATAGMSVDPTHRSSRLWAQRAAAVPPQELGAPEDQLAHVAFYMDRQGNAGDKLLPESVRSAFGPDTTSRRWHSVHAHRLFDEGALQRVNRRRGLVIGGGGLFIPDTMPNGNSAWQWNVPDELLKRIDVPIAVFAVGFNAFDGQSYRANRFRDSLRLLVERSAFFGLRNHGSIEKVRAMVPAHLHDKIRFQPCPTTVTRQLVPGWQDPGKRDDTILINAAYDRAGLRFGHDYGYFLAQMAKAVRELGELAEVQCVAHSLDDEKIVFDLRREHGISMPVIPMYDFENKEILDLYARTKLVIGMRGHAGMIPFGCGTPIISLISHPKMAYFLRDIERPEWGVSVHDRHLADRLVERSRELLADHDRTVADVHGRQQELWKVTEANAADLRVLLGG, from the coding sequence ATGACCACGAACACCCTTACCGGGACCGCCGCCCCCCTGGCCCCGGTGACCGACGCGCACGCGCTCACCGGCAAGCGGAAGATCGCCTTCGCCAGTTTCGTCGACGAGAACTACCTGCCCGGATTCCTCACCCTGCTGCGCAGTCTCGCGCTGTCCAACCCGGGCGTGTGCGAGGACTTCGTCGTCCTCTACGACGACCTGAAGCCCGGCTCGATCGCCCGGATCCGCGCGCTGCACCCGAGGATCGTCCTCAAGCGGGTCGACGCCGACCACTACGACTCGTACAAGAAGGGCGACCAGGACAACTACCTGGTCCGCAAGGCGTACTTCATCCTGGACGTCTTCAGGATCCGCGAGTACGACACCATCATCACCCTCGACACCGACATGGTGGTGCTCGGCGACCTCGGTGAACTCCTGCGGCTGCGCGAGGGACTCGCGGCCGTCCCGCAGTTCTTCTACGGGCAGCACAAGCTCAACTCCGGTCTGCTGGTCATCCAGCGCGAGTACCTGAGCGACGCCTTCTGCGCGAAGCTCGACCAGTGCGGCCGCTCCGGCGACTACGAGCTCGACAAGCACGACCAGGGCATCCTCAACGCCGTCCTGGACGGCGACTTCGTGCGCCTCGACGCCCGCTACAACTTCGTCAAGCGGCGGCTCTCGGGCGACCTGCCGGTCCCCGACGACACCGCGATCCTGCACTTCACCGGCCGCCACAAGCCCTGGCAGGGCGGCGAGGCGGGGTACAGCCGGGCCGAGGAGCGCTGGCGCGAGTTCGAGCTGTCCGACGCCGAGTTCCAGGCCGCCTACATGGAGCAGCAGGGCGGGCTGCACCACGACCTGATCGTGCACTACGGCACCCCGCACGTGGCGCGCACCGGGGACGTCGAGACCGCCCGCAAGGTGGCCGCCGCCCACATCTCCACCGGCGACTACCAGGACGCCGTCGACATCCTCGGCAGCGTCCGCATCCCGCTCGACGAGGCCTGGCCGCACGAGGTCCTCGGCCACGCCCTGATGAGCGTCTCCCGCTACGACGAGGCAAGGACCCAGCTCCTGCTGGCCTCGGCCGCCCCCAACCGGGCCGCCACCGCCTACGCCCGCCTCGCCCAGATCGCCTGGGTGCACGGCGACAACGCCGAGGCCCTGCGGTACGCCACGGCCGGCATGTCCGTCGACCCCACCCACCGCTCCAGCCGGCTGTGGGCGCAGCGCGCGGCCGCCGTGCCGCCCCAGGAACTGGGCGCCCCCGAGGACCAGTTGGCGCATGTCGCCTTCTACATGGACCGGCAGGGCAACGCGGGCGACAAGCTCCTGCCCGAGAGCGTCCGCTCCGCCTTCGGCCCCGACACCACCTCCCGCCGCTGGCACTCGGTGCACGCCCACCGCCTCTTCGACGAGGGCGCCCTCCAGCGCGTCAACCGCCGCCGCGGCCTGGTCATCGGCGGCGGCGGCCTGTTCATCCCGGACACCATGCCCAACGGCAACAGCGCCTGGCAGTGGAACGTCCCGGACGAGCTCCTGAAGCGCATCGACGTGCCCATCGCGGTCTTCGCGGTCGGCTTCAACGCCTTCGACGGCCAGTCCTACCGGGCGAACCGCTTCCGCGACTCGCTCCGGCTGCTCGTCGAGCGGTCCGCGTTCTTCGGGCTGCGCAACCACGGCTCCATCGAGAAGGTGCGGGCCATGGTCCCGGCCCACCTGCACGACAAGATCCGCTTCCAGCCCTGCCCGACCACGGTCACCCGCCAGTTGGTCCCCGGCTGGCAGGACCCCGGCAAGCGCGACGACACGATCCTGATCAACGCCGCCTACGACCGTGCCGGCCTGCGCTTCGGCCACGACTACGGCTACTTCCTGGCCCAGATGGCGAAGGCGGTCCGGGAACTGGGCGAGCTGGCCGAGGTGCAGTGCGTGGCGCACTCCCTGGACGACGAGAAGATCGTCTTCGACCTGCGGCGCGAGCACGGCATCTCGATGCCCGTCATCCCGATGTACGACTTCGAGAACAAGGAGATCCTCGACCTCTACGCCCGCACCAAGCTGGTCATCGGCATGCGCGGCCACGCGGGCATGATCCCCTTCGGCTGCGGCACCCCGATCATCAGCCTCATCTCGCACCCGAAGATGGCGTACTTCCTGCGGGACATCGAGCGGCCCGAGTGGGGCGTCTCGGTCCACGACCGGCACCTCGCCGACCGCCTGGTGGAGCGGTCGAGGGAACTCCTCGCCGACCACGACCGGACGGTCGCCGACGTCCACGGCCGCCAGCAGGAGCTGTGGAAGGTCACCGAGGCCAACGCGGCCGACCTGCGGGTCCTCCTGGGCGGCTGA
- a CDS encoding NAD(P)/FAD-dependent oxidoreductase, with translation MNLGIIGAGATGLTAAWDAVRAGHQVTLLEAARELGGLAASLEVGGVPLERYYHHIFRSDKAMIALIEELGLGDALRFHRPTTGIYRGGKLIDFTTPLDMLRFPEFGPLDAVRFAGSSAVLKAVRNGGDRYNDLTALAWLRKWAGKKATAAIWEPLLRGKFGDRAEQVSMAWLWARIHCRTFELGYVDGGFERVYAALRDGIEERGGKVEFGKAVESIRQDGADEAVVTCADGSSYAFDRLIVTTPQPAFAKAAGLPDDSAVWKNQYLGATCFVLELDRSVIPYYWLNINEPDFPFLAVVEHTRMIDPSVYGGRHILYVGNYVEREDRRFTTDPGQLLDEFVPYLKRINPAFDRSWIQTWHFSKAGFAQPVVTPEYRALIPAHETPMSRVTLATMAQIYPQDRGQSYSVAMAREVTAALGLNA, from the coding sequence ATGAACCTCGGCATCATCGGCGCGGGCGCCACCGGCCTCACCGCCGCCTGGGACGCCGTACGCGCCGGGCACCAGGTCACCCTGCTGGAGGCGGCCCGTGAACTCGGCGGCCTGGCCGCGTCGTTGGAGGTCGGCGGGGTTCCGCTGGAGCGCTACTACCACCACATCTTCCGCAGCGACAAGGCGATGATCGCGCTCATCGAGGAGCTGGGGCTGGGTGACGCCCTGCGCTTCCACCGGCCGACCACGGGCATCTACCGCGGCGGCAAGCTCATCGACTTCACCACGCCCCTCGACATGCTGCGTTTCCCGGAGTTCGGCCCGCTCGACGCCGTGCGCTTCGCCGGGTCCTCGGCGGTGCTGAAGGCGGTCCGCAACGGCGGCGACCGCTACAACGACCTCACCGCGCTGGCCTGGCTGCGCAAGTGGGCCGGGAAGAAGGCCACCGCCGCGATCTGGGAGCCGCTGCTGCGCGGCAAGTTCGGTGACCGTGCCGAACAGGTGTCGATGGCGTGGCTGTGGGCGCGGATCCACTGCCGGACGTTCGAACTCGGCTATGTGGACGGCGGGTTCGAGCGGGTGTACGCGGCTCTCAGGGACGGGATCGAGGAGCGCGGCGGGAAGGTGGAGTTCGGCAAGGCGGTCGAGTCGATCCGGCAGGACGGGGCCGACGAGGCCGTCGTGACCTGCGCGGACGGGTCGTCGTACGCGTTCGACCGGCTGATCGTCACCACCCCGCAGCCGGCCTTCGCGAAGGCGGCCGGGCTGCCCGACGACAGTGCGGTGTGGAAGAACCAGTACCTGGGCGCCACCTGCTTCGTCCTGGAGCTGGACCGCAGTGTGATCCCGTACTACTGGCTCAACATCAACGAGCCGGACTTCCCGTTCCTCGCGGTGGTCGAGCACACCAGGATGATCGACCCGTCCGTCTACGGCGGCCGGCACATCCTCTACGTCGGCAACTACGTGGAGCGCGAGGACCGGCGGTTCACCACGGACCCGGGTCAGCTGCTCGACGAGTTCGTGCCGTATCTGAAGCGGATCAACCCGGCCTTCGACAGGTCCTGGATCCAGACCTGGCACTTCTCGAAGGCCGGGTTCGCCCAGCCGGTGGTGACGCCGGAGTACCGTGCGCTGATCCCGGCCCATGAGACGCCCATGAGCCGGGTCACGCTGGCCACGATGGCGCAGATCTACCCGCAGGACCGGGGGCAGAGCTACTCGGTGGCGATGGCCCGCGAGGTCACCGCCGCGCTCGGGCTCAACGCCTGA
- a CDS encoding GtrA family protein yields MSADTTAPGTTAAPARRLTRQLLSYTLIGGSGVALDLVAFLLLHNAAGMDEQFANAISTTLGIANNFVLNARFTFERRDRLVVRFLRFYAVGLTGIVLTNLLFLAFTDGLGIDANLIKAASLPLVLALQFVLNRKWSFA; encoded by the coding sequence GTGAGCGCTGACACCACGGCGCCCGGGACCACGGCCGCTCCGGCCCGGCGGCTGACCCGGCAGCTGCTCAGCTACACCCTGATCGGCGGCAGCGGGGTCGCCCTCGACCTCGTCGCCTTCCTGCTGCTGCACAACGCGGCCGGGATGGACGAGCAGTTCGCCAACGCGATCAGCACCACCCTCGGCATCGCCAACAACTTCGTGCTGAACGCACGGTTCACCTTCGAGCGCCGCGACCGCCTGGTCGTGCGCTTCCTGCGGTTCTACGCCGTCGGCCTGACCGGCATCGTCCTGACGAACCTGCTCTTCCTCGCCTTCACCGACGGCCTGGGGATCGACGCCAACCTGATCAAGGCGGCCTCGCTGCCCCTGGTCCTGGCGCTCCAGTTCGTGCTCAACAGAAAGTGGAGCTTCGCATGA
- a CDS encoding glycosyltransferase family 2 protein, giving the protein MPQQDIRPRIPDVVPAELTQPGPEPVRRSLVSYVLPVYNEEDGITAFHTELTTALGERPEFDYELVYVNDGSGDGSLAILKDLAKNDERVRVVDFARNFGHQIAITAGLDVARGDAVIVMDTDLQDPPRVSLELVDAWREGAEIVHARRRSRQDTAFKRATAHLYYRVLRSSTDVDIPLDTGDFRLLDRRVADELRKYRERSRFVRGIVASMGYRQTEVAFDRDERFAGETKYPLRKMARLAVDGMTSFSTAPLKMITRLGFVVLALSLLGIVYALAMKFFRPDITVSGWTMMMCVVLFLGGTQMLSLGVIGAYVGRIYSEAQGRPLYLVREVIGGDGER; this is encoded by the coding sequence ATGCCCCAGCAGGACATTCGACCGCGAATACCCGACGTCGTCCCGGCAGAGCTGACGCAGCCGGGACCGGAGCCCGTTCGCCGCTCCCTCGTCTCGTACGTCCTCCCGGTCTACAACGAGGAAGACGGCATCACGGCGTTCCACACCGAGCTGACCACGGCACTCGGTGAACGCCCGGAGTTCGACTACGAGTTGGTGTACGTCAACGACGGCTCCGGCGACGGCTCGCTGGCGATCCTGAAGGACCTCGCCAAGAACGACGAGCGGGTCCGGGTCGTCGACTTCGCCCGCAACTTCGGGCACCAGATCGCCATCACCGCCGGTCTCGACGTGGCCCGGGGCGACGCGGTGATCGTGATGGACACCGATCTGCAGGACCCGCCGCGGGTCAGCCTGGAGCTGGTGGACGCCTGGCGGGAGGGCGCCGAGATCGTGCACGCCCGTCGGCGCTCCCGGCAGGACACCGCGTTCAAGCGGGCCACCGCCCACCTCTACTACCGGGTCCTGCGGTCCTCCACCGACGTGGACATCCCGCTGGACACCGGGGACTTCCGCCTCCTTGACCGGCGGGTGGCGGACGAGCTGCGCAAGTACCGCGAGCGCAGCCGGTTCGTCCGCGGGATCGTCGCCTCGATGGGCTACCGGCAGACCGAGGTGGCCTTCGACCGCGACGAACGCTTCGCGGGCGAGACGAAGTACCCGCTGCGCAAGATGGCCCGTCTCGCGGTCGACGGCATGACCAGCTTCTCCACCGCCCCGCTGAAGATGATCACCCGGCTCGGCTTCGTGGTGCTCGCGCTGTCGCTGCTCGGCATCGTCTACGCGCTCGCGATGAAGTTCTTCCGCCCCGACATCACCGTCTCCGGCTGGACGATGATGATGTGCGTCGTGCTGTTCCTGGGCGGCACGCAGATGCTGTCGCTGGGCGTCATCGGCGCGTACGTGGGGCGCATCTACAGCGAGGCGCAGGGCCGGCCGCTGTATCTGGTGCGCGAGGTCATCGGCGGCGACGGTGAGCGCTGA
- a CDS encoding FkbM family methyltransferase, translating into MRIPQLEEANARMLAHAPSVRPVATSDIIRTHRKKFPYRGYVEIDSPYCPPFVMFCVNDDAVGLDTLWNGRFGYEPGSLATWSRLAARSTTIADVGAHVGYFSMIAALANPKAKVHSFEPVDQIHARLSVNVRSNSAQNVRLYQAGVSGEAGWAEISVRFAGNLLSTGSTLEGGAADAEQKRIRLVRLDEVFAETRLDLMKIDVEGHELSVLRGARQVLKRDRPTVLLEALRDADMQDLLAEFDPLGYDCHWVTEHDGTLVPWYAPRPHRTRNLLFTPHD; encoded by the coding sequence ATGCGTATCCCCCAGCTCGAAGAAGCCAACGCCCGCATGCTGGCGCACGCACCATCTGTCCGGCCCGTCGCCACCAGTGACATCATCCGCACCCACCGGAAGAAATTCCCCTATCGCGGCTATGTGGAGATCGACTCCCCTTATTGCCCGCCTTTCGTGATGTTCTGCGTGAATGACGACGCGGTCGGCCTGGACACGCTGTGGAACGGCCGGTTCGGCTACGAGCCCGGCAGCCTCGCCACCTGGTCCCGGCTCGCCGCGAGGAGCACGACGATCGCCGATGTCGGGGCGCACGTCGGCTACTTCTCGATGATCGCCGCCCTCGCCAACCCGAAGGCGAAGGTGCACTCCTTCGAGCCGGTGGACCAGATCCACGCCCGGCTCTCGGTGAACGTGCGGTCCAACTCCGCCCAGAACGTGAGGCTGTACCAGGCGGGCGTGTCCGGCGAGGCGGGCTGGGCCGAGATCAGCGTCCGCTTCGCGGGCAACCTCCTGTCCACGGGCTCGACCCTGGAGGGCGGTGCAGCCGACGCCGAGCAGAAGCGGATCCGGCTGGTCCGCCTCGACGAGGTGTTCGCCGAGACCAGGCTGGACCTGATGAAGATCGACGTCGAGGGCCATGAGCTGTCGGTCCTGCGGGGCGCCCGCCAGGTCCTCAAGCGCGACCGGCCGACGGTGCTGCTCGAAGCGCTACGGGACGCGGACATGCAGGATCTCCTCGCCGAGTTCGATCCGCTCGGCTACGACTGCCACTGGGTCACCGAGCACGACGGCACGCTCGTCCCGTGGTACGCGCCCCGGCCGCACAGGACGCGGAACCTCCTGTTCACGCCGCACGACTGA
- a CDS encoding alpha-2,8-polysialyltransferase family protein → MSTTSSRTSPGTTQIFCASTLYGAVTLAAAIDSDLFEEPERRVLLVFNNTATPETSVPLDEMPGFAPLRDHFDEVLSWNEAIRPFHPGSWTPRPDDIPLFERYLRLLWGLGEDRVELVLESIQVAPALTVAQIFTGAPVDVYADGLMSYGPTRNKLDPLVGTRVRRLLHLDLVAGLTPLLLTEFDVPPVVVPTSAFLKAMGELTAAVEELPPLPDNAALLLGQYLSALDILTPAEEEDLHVRMLKGAVAQGHRSVVFKPHPSAPARFSRVLEAEAERLGVDLTVLDTPVLAEVLFEKARPALVVGCFSTALFTASGLYDLPAARIGTELLLDRLTPYQNSNRVPVVLADAVLPDLEGRAGQEAVPADMLNALITALGFTLQPQIHPSLRPAAERYLSQHFGPRTRRYFRKKRLTALGLPGGIPERLTFLPRSSTARRVVRRARALKKAVKR, encoded by the coding sequence ATGTCCACGACCAGTTCCCGCACAAGCCCGGGTACGACCCAGATCTTCTGCGCCTCGACGCTGTACGGCGCGGTCACGCTGGCCGCCGCGATCGACTCCGACCTCTTCGAGGAGCCCGAGCGCCGGGTGCTGCTGGTGTTCAACAACACGGCGACCCCGGAGACCTCGGTGCCGCTGGACGAGATGCCGGGCTTCGCGCCGCTGCGCGACCACTTCGACGAGGTGCTCTCCTGGAACGAGGCGATCCGCCCCTTCCACCCCGGCTCCTGGACGCCCCGCCCCGACGACATCCCCCTGTTCGAGCGCTATCTGCGGCTGCTGTGGGGCCTCGGCGAGGACCGGGTCGAACTGGTCCTGGAGTCCATCCAGGTCGCCCCCGCCCTCACCGTCGCCCAGATCTTCACCGGCGCCCCCGTCGACGTCTACGCCGACGGACTGATGAGCTACGGCCCCACCCGCAACAAGCTCGACCCGCTGGTCGGCACCCGGGTGCGCCGCCTGCTCCACCTGGACCTGGTCGCGGGGCTCACCCCGCTGCTGCTGACCGAGTTCGACGTGCCGCCGGTGGTGGTGCCGACGTCCGCCTTCCTGAAGGCGATGGGTGAACTGACCGCCGCCGTCGAGGAGTTGCCGCCGCTGCCGGACAACGCGGCGCTGCTGCTCGGCCAGTACCTCTCCGCACTGGACATCCTGACCCCCGCGGAGGAGGAGGACCTGCACGTACGGATGCTGAAGGGCGCGGTCGCCCAGGGGCACCGCTCGGTCGTCTTCAAGCCGCACCCCAGCGCGCCGGCCCGCTTCAGCCGCGTCCTGGAGGCCGAGGCGGAGCGGCTCGGGGTGGACCTGACCGTCCTGGACACCCCGGTGCTCGCCGAGGTGCTGTTCGAGAAGGCCCGGCCCGCACTGGTCGTCGGCTGCTTCTCCACCGCCCTGTTCACGGCATCCGGCCTCTACGACCTGCCCGCCGCCCGCATCGGCACCGAGCTGCTCCTCGATCGGCTGACGCCGTACCAGAACAGCAACCGGGTGCCGGTGGTGCTGGCCGACGCGGTGCTGCCGGACCTGGAGGGCCGGGCAGGGCAGGAGGCCGTCCCCGCCGACATGCTCAACGCCCTGATCACGGCGCTCGGCTTCACGCTGCAACCGCAGATCCATCCGTCGCTGCGTCCGGCCGCGGAACGCTATCTCTCCCAGCACTTCGGCCCGCGCACCCGCCGCTATTTCCGCAAGAAGCGCCTGACGGCGCTGGGACTGCCGGGCGGGATCCCGGAGCGCCTGACCTTCCTGCCGCGCAGTTCCACCGCGCGCCGCGTGGTGCGGCGGGCGCGGGCGCTGAAGAAGGCTGTGAAACGCTAG
- a CDS encoding glycosyltransferase family 2 protein has product MPKLSVIVPFYNVQQYAPDTLRSLRMNARRDFEFVLVNDKSKDETPAILDRAAEQLSDVAQVQVLHHETNGGLATARNTGLDAARGEYLTFLDGDDWLAPGYLPELLAAIEELGCDFVRTDHVQTVARARTVHRVPIGRRGEVMNPREAILPADRSTSVDYAYAWAGAYHRRLLDRGLLHFTDGLRTAEDRPWIWKLHREAGSFAVVSLLGVFYRRGVASSLTQIGDARQLDFIRAFDQVVEETAADRDADRLLPKAVRTYCAIIAHHLSDESKWEPAVAKQLRAMSAAAIRRMPQDMLGDVLDTMDLRRSAKLRRLRRRATTAKAAA; this is encoded by the coding sequence GTGCCAAAGCTCTCCGTCATCGTGCCGTTCTACAACGTGCAGCAATACGCGCCGGACACCCTCCGAAGTCTTCGCATGAATGCGCGGAGAGATTTCGAGTTCGTGCTGGTGAACGACAAATCCAAGGACGAAACTCCAGCGATTCTCGACCGCGCGGCCGAGCAGCTCTCGGACGTCGCCCAGGTGCAGGTCCTCCACCACGAGACGAACGGAGGGCTCGCCACCGCGCGCAACACCGGCCTGGACGCGGCGCGCGGCGAGTATCTGACCTTCCTGGACGGCGACGACTGGCTCGCGCCGGGCTACCTCCCGGAACTGCTCGCCGCCATCGAGGAGTTGGGCTGCGACTTCGTCCGCACCGACCATGTGCAGACCGTCGCCCGCGCCCGGACCGTGCACCGGGTCCCGATCGGGCGGCGGGGCGAGGTGATGAACCCGCGGGAGGCGATCCTGCCCGCCGACCGCTCGACCTCCGTGGACTACGCGTACGCGTGGGCCGGTGCCTACCACCGCCGACTGCTCGACCGGGGTCTGCTGCACTTCACCGACGGGCTGCGCACGGCCGAGGACCGGCCGTGGATCTGGAAGCTGCACCGCGAGGCCGGGTCGTTCGCCGTGGTGAGCCTGCTGGGCGTGTTCTACCGGCGCGGGGTGGCCTCCTCCCTCACCCAGATCGGCGACGCCCGCCAGCTCGACTTCATCCGCGCCTTCGACCAGGTCGTCGAGGAGACGGCGGCGGACCGGGACGCCGACCGGCTGCTGCCGAAGGCGGTGCGCACCTACTGTGCGATCATCGCCCACCATCTCTCCGACGAGTCCAAGTGGGAGCCGGCCGTGGCCAAGCAGCTGCGGGCCATGAGCGCGGCGGCCATAAGGCGGATGCCGCAGGACATGCTCGGTGACGTGCTCGACACCATGGACCTGCGTCGCTCCGCCAAACTGCGGCGGCTGCGGCGACGGGCCACCACTGCGAAGGCGGCCGCGTGA
- a CDS encoding DUF6716 putative glycosyltransferase translates to MPPSTTKSLRIAVLADSDTRWKWGALTADRIAPGPSMEAGPRDGAQVGLALDGYLLRGRATPTARQLEEVGVRADSLREVTAVEFLHAMDGTSYDIVVLALVGGGVQAMLHGLARVWEGLEKRPVVVTGYVGVVYEKLADGLLLRHGADLVLANSRQDAERFRAVYEGVGADASSVTEVALPFLGGAAYEGEHDPYTVVFAVQPSVPDNRRDRVYLLDRLIRHARLHPEREVLLKLRSRPGEHTTHIEELPYQKLIQRLDPPANFRLVYGNMGEVLDRTDLLVTISSTAALESLHRRIPTAVLTDLGIREVLGNHHFVGSGCLASWDQLDAGQRPLPDEEWVARQGVVADGSYAHAFDAARERIAKLLAAPERPPLTPYYTPVTAPGYLPGILARHHLGPDGTPLPGAPAHDREPGPVRQIVRRAARGAYRHGVQRVAPVIRRMGEL, encoded by the coding sequence GTGCCGCCAAGTACAACGAAGTCCCTTCGAATCGCCGTCCTCGCGGACTCCGACACCCGCTGGAAATGGGGTGCGCTGACCGCCGACCGCATCGCCCCGGGCCCGTCCATGGAAGCCGGACCCCGCGACGGGGCGCAAGTCGGCCTCGCGCTGGACGGATACCTGCTGCGCGGCCGGGCCACGCCCACCGCACGTCAGCTCGAAGAGGTCGGCGTGCGCGCGGACTCCCTGCGGGAGGTCACCGCCGTCGAGTTCCTGCACGCCATGGACGGGACGTCGTACGACATCGTCGTGCTGGCCCTGGTCGGCGGCGGTGTCCAGGCCATGCTGCACGGCCTGGCACGGGTCTGGGAGGGCCTGGAGAAGCGGCCCGTCGTCGTCACCGGTTATGTCGGGGTCGTCTACGAGAAGCTCGCCGACGGCCTGCTCCTGCGGCACGGAGCCGATCTGGTCCTCGCCAACTCCCGCCAGGACGCCGAGCGTTTCCGCGCGGTGTACGAGGGTGTGGGCGCGGACGCCTCGTCGGTCACGGAGGTGGCGCTGCCGTTCCTCGGCGGTGCGGCCTACGAAGGGGAACACGACCCGTACACCGTGGTGTTCGCGGTCCAGCCCTCGGTGCCGGACAACCGCCGGGACCGGGTGTACCTGCTGGACCGCCTCATCCGGCACGCCCGGCTGCACCCCGAGCGCGAGGTGCTGCTCAAGCTGCGCTCCAGGCCGGGTGAACACACCACGCACATCGAGGAGCTGCCGTACCAGAAGCTGATCCAGCGGCTCGATCCGCCGGCCAACTTCCGCCTGGTGTACGGCAACATGGGCGAGGTCCTGGACCGGACCGACCTGCTGGTCACCATCAGCTCCACCGCGGCCCTGGAGTCGCTGCACCGGCGCATCCCCACGGCCGTCCTGACCGACCTGGGCATCCGCGAGGTCCTCGGCAACCACCACTTCGTGGGCTCCGGCTGCCTCGCCTCCTGGGACCAACTGGACGCCGGACAACGGCCGTTGCCCGACGAGGAGTGGGTCGCCCGGCAGGGGGTGGTCGCCGACGGCTCGTACGCGCACGCCTTCGACGCGGCCCGCGAGCGCATCGCCAAGCTGCTGGCCGCTCCCGAACGGCCCCCGCTGACCCCGTACTACACACCCGTCACCGCCCCCGGCTACCTCCCCGGCATCCTCGCCCGCCACCACCTCGGCCCCGACGGCACACCGCTGCCCGGCGCCCCCGCCCACGACAGGGAGCCGGGCCCGGTCCGGCAGATCGTGCGCCGCGCGGCCCGGGGCGCCTACCGGCACGGCGTGCAGCGCGTGGCGCCCGTGATCCGGCGGATGGGGGAGCTGTGA
- a CDS encoding N-acylneuraminate cytidylyltransferase, with translation MSHPHTVRRVLAVIPARGGSKGVPAKNLAPVGGVPLVARAVRECRAARLVTDVVVSTDDQAIAAAARAAGAEVVLRPAAIAGDTATSESAVLHAVDAHEALHGAAVDVVVFVQCTSPFLVREDIDGVAAAIVENDADTAVTVAPFHGFIWRDADDETAAGTVTEAAAATGGGYGVNHDKSYRPRRQDRPQDLLETGAAYAMDAAGFRKHQHRFFGRTELVRTDPARVLEIDDHHELARARALAPLFDADRPGSLPSFEDVDAVVLDFDGTQTDDRVLIDADGKEFVSVHRGDGLGIAALRKSGLKMLILSTEQNPVVAARARKLKIPVLHGIDRKDLALKQWCEEQGIAPERVLYVGNDVNDLPCFALVGWPVAVASAHDVVRGAARAVTTVPGGDGAIREIASWILGPSLDSLDK, from the coding sequence ATGTCCCACCCGCACACCGTGCGCCGGGTGCTCGCGGTGATCCCCGCGCGCGGCGGCTCCAAGGGCGTGCCCGCGAAGAACCTCGCCCCCGTCGGAGGCGTGCCGCTGGTGGCCCGTGCCGTGCGCGAGTGCCGTGCCGCCCGGCTGGTGACGGACGTCGTGGTCTCCACCGACGACCAGGCCATCGCCGCCGCCGCGCGTGCGGCGGGCGCCGAGGTCGTGCTGCGGCCCGCCGCCATCGCCGGCGACACCGCCACCTCGGAATCCGCCGTCCTGCACGCCGTGGACGCCCACGAGGCCCTGCACGGCGCCGCTGTCGACGTCGTCGTCTTCGTGCAGTGCACCAGCCCGTTCCTGGTCCGCGAGGACATCGACGGGGTCGCCGCCGCGATCGTCGAGAACGACGCCGACACCGCCGTGACCGTGGCCCCCTTCCACGGATTCATCTGGCGCGACGCCGACGACGAGACGGCCGCCGGTACCGTCACGGAGGCCGCCGCGGCCACCGGCGGCGGCTACGGCGTCAACCACGACAAGTCCTACCGCCCCCGCCGCCAGGACCGCCCCCAGGACCTCCTGGAGACCGGCGCCGCCTACGCGATGGACGCGGCCGGCTTCCGCAAGCACCAGCACCGCTTCTTCGGCCGCACCGAACTGGTCCGCACCGACCCGGCGCGCGTGCTGGAGATCGACGACCACCACGAACTGGCCCGCGCCCGCGCGCTGGCCCCCCTCTTCGACGCGGACCGCCCCGGTTCGCTGCCCTCCTTCGAGGACGTGGACGCGGTCGTCCTGGACTTCGACGGCACCCAGACCGACGACCGGGTGCTGATCGACGCCGATGGAAAGGAGTTCGTCTCCGTGCACCGCGGCGACGGACTCGGCATCGCCGCCCTGCGCAAGTCGGGCCTGAAGATGCTGATCCTCTCCACGGAGCAGAACCCGGTCGTCGCCGCCCGCGCACGGAAGCTGAAGATCCCCGTGCTGCACGGCATCGACCGGAAGGACCTCGCGCTGAAGCAGTGGTGCGAGGAGCAGGGCATCGCGCCCGAGCGCGTGCTCTACGTCGGCAACGACGTCAACGACCTCCCGTGCTTCGCCCTCGTGGGCTGGCCCGTGGCGGTCGCGAGCGCCCACGACGTGGTACGCGGCGCCGCCCGTGCGGTCACCACCGTCCCCGGTGGCGACGGCGCGATCCGAGAGATCGCCAGCTGGATCCTCGGCCCCTCTCTCGACTCCCTCGACAAGTAA